GCAGGGTGGCGGCAGATCCTCAGCGAGGGAGACAATTGGACGAGTAGCTGCTGGCGCGATCGCTAAAAAAATCCTTCATCAAGTTGCCGGAGTTGAAATCATCGCCTATGTCAAACGCATCAAAGACTTAGAAGGCGTTGTCGATCCCAACACTGTCACCTTAGAACAAGTAGAAAGTAATATTGTCCGCTGTCCCGATGCAGAATGTGCAGAGCGGATGATCGAAAAAATTGAGCAGGTAGGGCGAGAAGGCGACTCTATCGGCGGAGTTGTAGAATGTGTTGCCCGTCATCTACCCAAAGGGCTAGGTTCGCCAGTATTTGATAAGCTAGAAGCAGACCTGGCAAAAGGTGTCATGTCTCTACCAGCAAGTAAAGGATTTGAAATTGGCTCTGGTTTCGCCGGTACTTTGCTATCGGGCAGCGAGCATAATGACGAATTCTCGATAGACGAAACCGGCGAAATTCGCACCAAAACAAACCGTTCCGGCGGGATTCAGGGGGGCATCTCCAACGGAGAAAATATTATTCTTCGGGTGGCGTTTAAACCAACAGCTACCATTCGCAAAGAACAGCGCACCGTGACCCGTGAGGGTGAAGAGACTATACTAGCCGCTAAGGGGCGTCACGACCCTTGCGTTTTGCCCAGAGCGGTGCCTATGGTAGAGGCAATGGTGGCTTTGGTGCTTTGCGACCATTTGCTACGCCATCAGGGT
The Coleofasciculus sp. FACHB-1120 genome window above contains:
- the aroC gene encoding chorismate synthase, with the translated sequence MGNTFGHLFRITTFGESHGGGVGVIIDGCPPQLEISAEEIQVELDRRRPGQSKIVTPRKEADSCEILSGVFEGKTLGTPIAILVRNKDTRPQDYDEMAQKYRPSHADATYDAKYGIRNWQGGGRSSARETIGRVAAGAIAKKILHQVAGVEIIAYVKRIKDLEGVVDPNTVTLEQVESNIVRCPDAECAERMIEKIEQVGREGDSIGGVVECVARHLPKGLGSPVFDKLEADLAKGVMSLPASKGFEIGSGFAGTLLSGSEHNDEFSIDETGEIRTKTNRSGGIQGGISNGENIILRVAFKPTATIRKEQRTVTREGEETILAAKGRHDPCVLPRAVPMVEAMVALVLCDHLLRHQGQCGTLKP